Proteins from a single region of Sandaracinaceae bacterium:
- a CDS encoding IS630 family transposase, translating into MSRRIRRELKLLTRRQRAPFVEVQRARFVLLARDGVGTSSIARRVGCDERTVRKWKARFRKNPRVEVLSDLARSGRPMKVTIATRCELVQLACERPDGVTAPFRELWTYNSLADALHARTGCRLSESEVGRILRFESLRPHRVKQWLKSRDPDFTAKATCVCDLYLNPPKDAVVLCVDEKPMQVLERCHPNHVGADGHLRREYEYKRHGTQVLLAA; encoded by the coding sequence ATGTCTCGCCGGATCCGACGCGAGCTGAAGCTCCTGACCCGTCGGCAGCGTGCTCCCTTCGTCGAGGTGCAACGGGCCCGCTTCGTGTTGTTGGCCCGCGACGGGGTGGGCACGTCCTCCATCGCGCGCAGGGTTGGCTGCGACGAGCGCACGGTCCGTAAATGGAAGGCCAGGTTCAGAAAGAACCCGCGGGTCGAAGTGCTGAGCGACCTTGCTCGCTCTGGACGTCCGATGAAGGTCACCATCGCGACACGGTGCGAACTCGTGCAGCTCGCTTGCGAACGCCCCGACGGAGTCACGGCTCCATTCAGGGAGCTCTGGACGTACAACTCCTTGGCCGATGCGCTGCATGCGCGGACGGGGTGCCGGCTGAGCGAAAGCGAGGTCGGGCGCATCCTGCGGTTCGAGTCGCTGCGCCCTCACCGTGTGAAGCAGTGGCTGAAGAGTCGAGACCCCGACTTCACCGCGAAGGCGACGTGTGTGTGCGACCTCTACCTCAACCCGCCGAAGGATGCGGTGGTCTTGTGCGTGGACGAGAAACCGATGCAGGTGCTCGAACGCTGCCACCCGAACCACGTCGGCGCCGACGGTCATCTCCGCCGCGAGTACGAGTACAAGCGTCACGGAACGCAGGTGCTGTTGGCAGCCT
- a CDS encoding FRG domain-containing protein, translating into MGRHGRGDSESLAEFFSFVETAYHGPPASYVPWKFIWRGLGNANYALHSKMYRDISDDGRVRRTEIELRTEEAKLLRTARRTWHIGQSAQGRLSDLDVLAVIQHHEGATRLIDFSHNALVGLWFAVQDPKYDGLKDSRVVVVDTSNTGAGVTRTSREVPSEWHYKSELPWSEDWGEHGRQALFWNASPIDPRMASQHGCFLFGPVPANVRAYASVPITAVNEDQLRRICGLTSVSGTHPGNIMFTVRVEMGTRAQIRQTLERSFGLTHARLFPDTHGLIKYRASVSD; encoded by the coding sequence GTGGGACGGCACGGGCGAGGTGATAGTGAATCTCTCGCGGAGTTCTTCAGCTTTGTAGAGACAGCGTATCACGGCCCTCCGGCGAGCTACGTTCCGTGGAAGTTCATTTGGCGTGGACTTGGGAACGCCAACTATGCACTTCATAGCAAGATGTACCGCGATATTAGCGACGATGGCCGAGTGCGCCGGACCGAGATCGAGTTGCGCACCGAAGAGGCCAAGCTACTGCGGACCGCGCGTCGCACGTGGCATATTGGTCAATCCGCCCAAGGACGGTTATCTGATCTTGATGTCCTTGCGGTGATACAGCACCACGAGGGCGCCACACGCCTCATCGACTTCTCGCACAACGCGCTTGTCGGCCTCTGGTTTGCTGTTCAGGACCCAAAGTACGATGGCCTCAAGGATAGCCGGGTCGTTGTAGTGGACACGTCCAACACTGGTGCGGGAGTGACGCGCACCTCACGGGAGGTCCCGTCAGAGTGGCACTACAAATCTGAGTTGCCTTGGTCCGAAGATTGGGGAGAACACGGCAGGCAGGCCCTTTTCTGGAATGCGAGCCCGATTGATCCGCGAATGGCGAGTCAGCATGGGTGTTTTCTTTTCGGTCCGGTACCAGCGAATGTTCGAGCCTACGCCTCGGTTCCAATTACCGCGGTTAACGAGGACCAGTTGCGTCGCATTTGTGGTCTAACATCCGTCTCAGGGACTCACCCAGGAAATATCATGTTCACGGTTCGTGTCGAGATGGGTACGCGAGCTCAAATTCGGCAGACGCTTGAGCGTTCATTCGGCCTCACGCATGCACGCCTGTTTCCGGACACGCACGGATTGATCAAGTATCGGGCGTCCGTGAGTGACTAG
- a CDS encoding DUF503 family protein: MVIGTARIVLGIWGNDSLKGKRKVVRRVIDRVRHRFNVAVAEVADMDEHRRAVLGFAVVSNSERHATSMIDTIIAQVRLSTDAPIMEQRMEILHLGKGVEEDWDLDAEEALLRDEEGPRS; the protein is encoded by the coding sequence ATGGTCATCGGAACAGCACGCATCGTATTGGGGATTTGGGGCAACGACTCACTGAAGGGGAAGCGCAAGGTCGTGCGGCGGGTCATCGACCGCGTGCGCCATCGCTTCAACGTCGCGGTGGCCGAGGTCGCCGACATGGATGAGCACCGCCGCGCGGTGCTCGGGTTCGCCGTCGTCAGCAACTCGGAGCGCCACGCGACGTCCATGATCGACACCATCATCGCGCAGGTCCGGCTCTCCACCGACGCGCCGATCATGGAGCAGCGCATGGAGATCCTGCACCTCGGCAAGGGGGTCGAAGAGGACTGGGACCTCGATGCGGAAGAGGCGCTGCTCCGAGACGAAGAAGGGCCGCGGAGCTAA
- a CDS encoding histidine phosphatase family protein → MNRRLIIMRHAKSAWHTDAATDHDRPLNERGQRDAPRVASALAELGWSPELTVSSDSTRTRQTFELMRPAFRGPVTVRFTRRLYHASLDAVRDELADVGDALRTVMVIGHNPGWEEMLARLCGQDRRMTTANAALLTIDAPSWSDALDRYAWTLTRLLRPKEL, encoded by the coding sequence GTGAATCGACGACTCATCATCATGCGGCATGCCAAGAGCGCCTGGCACACCGACGCCGCCACGGACCACGACCGCCCGCTGAACGAGCGCGGCCAGAGAGACGCCCCGCGCGTCGCTTCCGCGCTGGCCGAGCTCGGCTGGTCTCCCGAGCTCACCGTGAGCAGCGACTCCACGCGCACCCGCCAGACCTTCGAGCTCATGCGTCCAGCCTTCCGCGGCCCCGTGACCGTGCGGTTCACGCGCCGCCTCTATCACGCCAGCCTCGACGCCGTCCGAGACGAGCTGGCGGACGTGGGTGACGCGCTCCGCACCGTGATGGTCATCGGCCACAACCCCGGCTGGGAAGAGATGCTCGCCCGGCTGTGCGGCCAAGACCGACGCATGACCACGGCCAACGCAGCGCTGCTGACCATCGACGCCCCCAGCTGGAGCGACGCGCTCGACCGCTACGCGTGGACCCTCACGCGTTTGCTTCGCCCGAAGGAGCTCTGA